The genomic region GCGTGTGAGCGACTTACAGGCCTTGTCTATCAGCCCGTCTTGTTTACAGTTTGCTCCAGGGCTCACAAGGGTTTCCTTTCGCCCTAACCCTGCTTTTGTACCTAAAGTGGTGGACTCATCTTATAGATGTTCTACTACAGAACTTACAGCTTTCCACCCTCCTCCGTTCTCTTCGCCAGAGGAGAAGAGATGGAATTCTTTATGTCCGGTACGGGCGCTTCATAGGTACATGGAAAGAACAGCAGGATTCAGAAAGAATGACCAGCTTTTTGTATCTTGGGCTACTCCTCACAAAGGGAAGCCGTTGTCACGTCAACGGCTGTCCCATTGGATTGTAGAAGCTATATCTATAGCTTATGAATGTAGAGGTTCTCTACCTCCTGAGGGCTTAAGGGCCCACTCCACTAGGGGCATGGCTACATCATGGGCCCTACTTAAGGGAGTTTCGGTTCAGGAGATATGTGCAGCAGCAAGTTGGGCTACGCCCCACACATTTGTGCGGTTTTATAGACTAGATGTGTCTGAGCCATCCTTAGCTCATGCAGTGCTAGGGGCAAGCACACTGTGATATGTTTGATTAAGCATAGCATATGTTGTGCAATCCGGGAGTGGTCTATATCTCCCATAGTGAAACACCGAGCGAAGTTAGAAAAAGAACGATGGGTTACTTAACGTAATCCCGGGTTCTTTGATAACAGAGTGAGGTGTTTCACCAACACTTCCCTTCTCGCACAGGACGGGAAGAAATCTCTCTATAATGACTTTGTGAGGGGTCGACCTGAGTAATATAGGTGGAGGCGGAGCCTGATCTCAGGTCAACCTGTCTGTCAGGACAGACGTGGTGTCATTGGAGCTTCCGTAGTTGGTCACGCCCAAAGCGATTCCCATAGTGAAACACCTCACTCTGTTATCAAAGAACCCGGGATTACGTTAAGTAACCCAtcgttcatagtagtaccttaaggtacgcatttgtactcaaaggtactaatatgcaccgtTTAGGAGTAAAAagggtacaaagatgtccttttaagggtactgccccagcgacacgCCTAAAGGTatattttgacaccctatttttctgtgtgagTGTATAACAATGGTAGAAATTACCCAAGAATGACATTTTCAGTCACCAAAAAATCTTAAATCTTAAAATGAGTACATGGCAGTGCATTACATGCACAACACTCACAAAGTATAGAAAGTCCTAAAATTtgaatttttatattaatttaaatccTAATCCGTcattcacactgcaaaaaaaaatgctcttcttacttagtaattttgtttcgtttctagtctaaatatataaaaattctgAAGTCAAAATGCATACACtaaataagtaaaatgacaagatattttttcttgttttcttaaaaatcaaatctaaatgaagtcaGTTGTTGCTTAAAACagacaaaatgatctgccaaaaatattgtgagaaaaataatcttgtttctgactgaaatcttgtttcttgtttccgttccaaacagaaataagattatttttctcaccccattggcagatcatttaacctgttttaagcaaaaaactcacttcatttagattttatttttcccggaaaacaagcaaaaatagcttatgatttaagattttttttttttttttttggactggaaacaagaaaaaaatactaaataagaagagcatttttttgcagtgcacccAGATGTCCATTGTGTTTAAGCAGGGATCAGTGCGGAGTCGGTGGAGAAGGCAGTCAGTCTTCTTAAAGAAAAAGCAGAAAGAGGAGATCCTGAAGCCGCTTTCCTTCTGGGACAGTTCCACTATGAGGAGGTGACTGATGATCGCTCATTCATTCTGCACATGCTTTCAGACAGAAGGGGTTTCTCAGTGTCAAGGATGCTTTCTTGGCTGGACTGATCCTTCCAAGTACCTTCCTTCAGAGGCGaggcgaggctcctctttagcattcggagaacacgcaaatggaacaggctagcaagtgcacgtcattacGTCATTACCTCAGTGAAAAGGTCCGATTTCAGTATGAACACCTCCATTTGTTCCTTGGTCCCTGTTAAAAAAGACGAGAAAGCTATTAATAATGCTGGGAATGGTACGTTAAATTAATTTGTACAACTTAACTagttatttataaaagaaatgccGGTGACGGCAACCAGGTCcattgcactgcaaaaaatgctcttcttacttagtatttttgtcttgtttcttgtcaaaatatctacaaattctaacattaagaaacatttacagacaaagcaaaaatgctgTCTTGTTTTgagggaaaataactcaaatataAGAGAGTTTTATCTTAAAATAAGATatataatctgccaatggggtaagaaatataatcttgttttctgtttaaattaagattatttttctcaccccattggcagattatttatcttattttaagcacaaactctcttcattttaagttatttttcccaaaacaagacaattacttttgcttgtctagtaaatacttcttgttttaagaatttttagatgtttggactcgaaacaagacaaaaatactaagtaagaaaagcattttttgcagtgtggccATCAAAAATTGtaatttgtatatttgtatcatttaaaaaatgatacaaatatatacaaattacgttattgatgtttaatatacagtagttatttgtacatttaaacgtttaaatttacttatatttactacAGTTGTAACAAATGTTTGGTACAGTAAATATACTTACATTAAAAAGCACATCGCCCTGCTCCGATTCCGCCAACGTCTGACATTTTGAAGATAGCAAAGCTTCgtgcataggattgtgggtaaTTTGAGAGCGCGAAGGCTACACATATGCATCATTTCCTGTATATGGCATATTTTTCGAATGAAGGACTCAGTCCTTACTTGAAATTTAAGTTttggcttccgaggatccttccttgacattgagaaacgcctagAGTCATGTGATGAGATGACCCATGAACTGTGACCCTTGGTGTCCTGCAGGGCCGATACGCAGAAGCAGAGGTCATCTTTGATGGCATTAAAGATGAAGATCCTCGAGCTCTGTACCAGCTGGCTGTCATTTATTACGATGGCCTTGGAACCAAAGAAGACCTTGTGAGGACCTTCTTGCTGTATAAACATGATACCTCTCAGATCCACAGTAATAATAGGCTttttgaagactatgtagttttcattttagcctacatttattcattcaatttcatacttaaatgctactgtacatctctgagctgccactgtaaatctttatttatttatttatttatttatattatacaatacactgggaatgtgtacaagggttttttaagtaaagttttaagcTTAAGTAAGGgctttcaagtcttttaagtaaaataaagaaagagtattgcaataaaaacattttctatttaacctttttctgttcctgtcgcctaagaatagaatagctaAAAAAACGtagttaaaaaccgaggtatgtactGAATTGTTGCattcctaatatatatatatatatatatatatatatatatatgtagattATATCCATTCATTACACACGGACTGATGTATTTCAAATGTGtatttctttcattttgatgattataattgacaactaaggaaaatcccaaattcagtatctcagaaaattagaatattacttaagaacaatacaaagaaaggatttttagaaattttggccaactgaaaagtatgagcatatacagcactcaatacttagttggggctcaATGATCAACTCATAAACCAATGGCAACATGACACAGGTGCACAAGGCGGGAACACATGTGGGCATGGAGTCACATGTCAATAGACCACATGAcgaaaccaggaagtgcatgacaaaacatgacagtgaacatgagaACCTTAAAACAACATGAACCATAACCCAAGACCCTGTGACAGATACTGactttgggattttccttagttgtcagttataatcatcaaatttaaaagaaatatacatttgaaatgtatcagtctgtgtgtaatgaatgaatataacatagaagtttcactttttgaatggaattagtgaaataaatcaactttttgatttttgatctaattatatgaccagcaccggtatactgtatataatcaactttttaaatgTCTAGTTTTGAGCGTTTAACAGTGGAATTcgtggtgaaaaactacattacccatgatgctgcATAGAAAATAACACCAATCAGAAAATTGCCACAATCATAACTCCACCGACCACTCCTATAAAGCACTGCAAATGACTTAATTGAATCACTCTCTCTATACGCTCTCAAAGCACTTAAAATATCTGTATATAcatgcatttttatatatttatataaatatatttttaatttgattatgTCATGTGCAATGCAtcatgggattgtagttctttcccTCACTGAAGCCGGTAAGCTCACCGTCTTGTTCCTTTGTCTTTGTATCCGATTTtcagacacttttttttttttacttcaaatcaaagtttgtaATGTTGTGATTCTCCTCACAGCTGGTTCATGGCTCATAAGTCTATTAACATATGTCCACCAACAGGGCAAAGCAATGGAGTTCATGAGAAGAGTTGCATTCTGGGATTCCTCTGAAGTGGGCTCTGTCAGAGCCGCGGCGCTGTATAATCTGGGCCGGGCGTATCTGGAGGGTTACGGCGTCCAGACGTCCAGCGCTGAAGCCGAGCGGTGAGAAACAATCACAGCAGATTATAAGAGCATCTGTGCAGGAGATAAAGCAGAGATGGGCGCTTTCCAAACACTGAAGCTTCCAAACCTTTGCCGATACAAATCATTTGGGTTTAGTCAGGGATTCGCGTATCGAACTGCCAAAGTCACCTGATTTCAGCAAATTATGCTTTGTTACATCCGAACTTTATAACGTTTCGAAATGTCAATAGTTCGCCACCAGGGGGGCGATGATCTCTGCCAACGCATCAATTAGGCTGTGCTCGAAATATATTCTTATTTATTATCATATTCTAAAAATAACTcctataaattatatataaagctAAAGAATAAGCatataaaaaatcataattataaacaattaaattataaataattacatttataatttaataatattgtaaatacataaaaacaaatgtatgtatatataaagcaaaaaaattataagtatctaaaaaaactaaatataatgATTTACTATATTtactaaatatattataaacacacagaaattatatatatatatatatatatatataaacacacacacatatatatatatatatatatatatatatatatatatatatatatatatatatattaaatataactgTAAATTGTATGTAAAGCTAAAGAATAATACGCATCTAAAAatctaattataattattaatcaaatatttttttataatttaataatttataattgactaaatatattataaatacataaaacactgaaattatattttattatatataataatatttaaaaaatatatagtaaagtctCCATCAGATGCACACTTTATGAGTCCTGTGAATTCAGACATATTTCTTTTGTCACATGCTGTTTTTgaagtgtgtgttttgtgacGCAGCCCTGGTGTGTGTGTTACACAGGCTTTGGCTCCTGGCGGCCGATGATGGGAAGCCGTATGCGAGTGTTGAAGCGCAGTCGTCTCTGGGCATGTTCTACAGCCGACCGGAGACCCTCGACCTCACAAAGGTGCATTTACCTGCTCGGTTCACAGagaaaaactttttttgggAGGGTGATTTATGAGGAAACCATCACTCCTGCAGATGTTCAATGGCTGCTTAAAGGAgaacttcagcgctgggaagatgaatctgcatttaaactgggtcattaatgtagtagaaatgtgaaatatttactttctagactgagaaaagacagaaaatgtatttttgtctcatggggatgaaagactacaattcccagaatgctttgctgccctacgaggccacaaCCAAAGCCACCACTTCTGGAttactgatcactttcccatcTCGTTCATCTTCattaaatcagttcagttagagaatagacactacaattaaaaactgaacgtgtgtgttcaatataatgtgattgaGCCGCTgagcgagtctcacagcacaaacgctgcaggagtcagattacactcaccgtgatgaatgagctgaatgagctctcctgatgagagctgaggtaatcgcgaccacactcgcggcatacattcacagcgcgagttcagtctggcgcattttcagttcatgcctttggaaacTTAACTTTCAATAGgtattaatttgagaagttaagacacttacattgctcagcatagctccgGTTTCCTGAGTGCCTTCAGTTCAATTTGTCTGTCATGCAATTGCTAGTTTATATCTgactttagtgtgtgtgtgtgtgtgtgtgtgtgtgtgatgggtaggtgtaggggcaggggcaggggcagtgtaaggggatagaaaatatggtttatacaggataaaaaccattacacctatggagagtccctgtaaaccacatagaccaacgtgtgtgtgtgtgtgtgtgtgtgtgtgtgtgtgtgtgtgtgtgtgtgtgtgtgtgtgtgtgtgtgtgtgtgtgtgtgtgtgtgtgtgtgtgtgtgtgtgtgtgtgtgtgtgtgtgtgtccaccaGGCGTTCTCATGGCACTCTGAGGCGTGTGGGAACGGCAGTCTGGAGTCTCAGGGCGCTCTGGGCGTCATGTATCTGTACGGTCTCGGAGTGCAGAAGGACCCGGACGCGGCTCTGTTCTGCCTGAAGGACGCGGCGGAGAGAGGCAACGTCTACGCTCAGGGCCATCTGACAGCCTGCTACTACCACCGCAAGCTCTACTCCAGAGCTGCCGCCCTGGGAGAAAGGTGATTATAAATCACTACAGTAAAAAGAGTGTTGAGACAAACTTTAAGTTGGCTTGGGAAAGTGCCGAtcagaaagtttaaaaaaaagttttagaaGCTTAAAGTTTGTAGATTTTTAGTGTAAAGTAGTTTGAAGTCAGTAGAGTctacggatggatggatggatggatggatggatggatggatggatggatggatggatggatggatggatggatggatggatggatggatggatgtaaatagtcagatgatagacagacagacagatagtggAGTGTGATGAGCTTCAGTGTTTAGATGTGAATTTTGTCAGCTTGTCTCAGAACAGTCTTGGCTCATTTcgtcaatgaaagtcaatgggattTTTCCGAGTTTGAGAGTATTTTTAGGAAAACTTTAAGTCGGATCAGTTAGAAAAGATATAGCAACTCGAGTCAGaacagtctgaaggtctgagcCGAGTTTGGAGTGTGTGAAGTTAAAGCTCTAGGAGGAGTTAGAAATTTAGAGTCAGAAAAATAATAACACGTTTATTAGGATTTCAGTAAGTTTGCTCTCCCAAGCCAATTTAATAATCTGTTAAAGccctttacatatagaaggggggatcTCCTCAACCTCCATCAATGTGCAGCGATACCTGGATGATGCAACGGCAGCCATATCGCGCCAgaacacacaccagcttatggtgCAGAGGAGAGAGGCTGATAGAGCCAGTCATTAAATCATGATTAGGAGGCCAGGATGGACTGAgaccaatgggcaaatttggccaggatgtcGAGGTTACACCCCCACTCTTTATTAAAGTATTTTAACTGACctcagagagtcaggacctcagtttaacgtctcatccgaaagtgCAGTGCATCCTTCAGACTGACGGCTGTTGTAGAGAACACTCTTCTGTTTTATTTAGCATGTAATTCTGCTTTTGGACTCTCAGAGTGTGCGGATACGAGGACATCAGTGCCATAGCGCGGCACACGGGCTGTCTGGAGGAGTTCATCCGGAAGGGCATCGCTATAGCCATGTTTTACTTCTCACGCTGCCTTCAGCTGGGCCGAGGCGTCCTGCAGAACAGAGACAGAGCAAAAGTCTACCTCACACAGGTACGGCTGCACACGCCACATTGTAAAGGGGCACTTCTTACACCTGGGACATGCCCCTGTGGGAAACATTTGAGAATTGCTTAGTTGGGGTTTAAAAGGCACTTCATATTTTGTGATATTATCAATTTGACTGTCAGGATtgagggatataaagtcagaattgtgggatataaagtcagaattgtgggatataaagtcaaaattgtgggatataaagtcagaattgtgagatataaagtcagaatcgtgagatataaagtcagaattgtgagatataaagtcagaattgtgggatataaagtcagaattgtgagatataaagtcagaattgtgggatataaagtcagaattgtgagatataaagtcagaattgtgagatataaagtctgaattgtgagatataaagtcagaattgtgagatataaagtcagaattgtgagatataaagtcagaattgtgggatattaagtcagaattgtgagatataaagtcagaattgtgagatataaagtcagaattgtgagatataaagtcagaattgtgggatattaagtcagaattgtgggatataaagtcagaattgtgagatattaagtcagaattgtgggatataaagtcagaattgtgggatattaagtcagaattgtgggatataaagtcagaattgtgagatataaagtcagaattgtgagatatttagtcagaattgtgagatataaagtcagaattgtgggatattaagtcagaattgtgagatataaagtcagaattgtgagatataaagtcagaattgtgagatataaagtcagaattgtgagatataaagtcagaattgtgagatataaagtcagaattgtgagatataaagtcagaattgtgagatataaagtcagaattgagagatataaagtcagaattgtgagatataaagtcagaattgtgagatataaagtcagaattgtgggatataaagtcagaattgtgagatataaagtcagaattgtgggatattaagtcagaattgtgggatattaagtcagaattgtgagatataaagtcagaattgtgggatataaagtcagaattgtgagatataaagtcagaattgtgagatataaagtcagaattgtgtgatattaagtcagaattgtgagatataaagtcagaattgtgagatataaagtcagaattgtgagatataaagtcagaattgtgggatattaagtcagaattgtgggatataaagtcagaattgtgggatataaagtcagaattgtgggatattaagtcagaattgtgggatataaagtcagaattgtgagatataaagtcagaattgtgagatatttagtcagaattgtgagatataaagtcagaattgtgggatattaagtcagaattgtgagatataaagtcagaattgtgagatataaagtcagaattgtgagatataaagtcagaattgtgagatattaagtcagaattgtgagatataaagtcagaattgagagatataaagtcagaattgtgagatataaagtcagaattgtgagatataaagtcagaattgtgggatattaagtcagaattgtgagatattaagtcagaattgtgagatataaagtcagaattgtgagatataaagtcagaattgtgtgatattaagtcagaattgtgagatataaagtcagaattgtgagatataaagtcagaattgtgagatataaagtcagaattgtgggatattaagtcagaattgtgggatataaagtcagaattgtgggatattaagtcagaattgtgggatataaagtcagaattgtgggatataaagtctgaattgtgagatataaagtcagaattgtgagatataaagtcagaattgtgagatataaagtcagaattgtgagatataaagtcagaattgtgggatataaagtcagaattgtgagatataaagtcagaattgtgagatataaagtcagaattgtgagatataaagtcagaattgtgagatataaagtcagaattgtgggatataaagtcagaattgtgagatataaagtcagaattgtgagatataaagtcagaattgtgagatataaagtcagaattgtgagatataaagtcagaattgtgagatataaagtcagaattgtgggatataaagtcagaattgtgagatataaagtcagaattgtgagatataaagtcagaattgtgagatataaagtcagaattgtgagatataaagtcagaattgtgagatataaagtcagaattgtgagatataaagtcagaattgtgagatataaagtcagaattgtgagatataaagtcagaattgtgagatataaagtcagaattgtgggatataaagtcagaattgtgggatataaagtcagaattgtgagatataaagtcagaattgtgagatataaagtcagaattgtgagatataaagtcagaattgtgagaaaaaaagtcagaattgtgagatataaagtcagaattgtgagatataaagtcagaattgtgagatataaagtcagaattgtgagatataaagtcagaattgtgagatataaagtcagaattgtgagatataaagtcagaattgtgggatataaagtcagaattgtgagatataaagtcagaattgtgagaaataaagtcagaattgtgagatataaagtcagaattgtgagatataaagtcagaattgtgagatataaagtcagaattgtgagatataaagtcagaattgtgggatattaagtcagaattgtgagatataaagtcagaattgtgagatataaagtcagaattgtgggatattaagtcagaattgtgagatataaagtcagaattgtgagatataaagtcagaattgtgagatataaagtcagaattgtgagatataaagtcagaattgtgagatataaagtcagaattgtgagatataaagtcagaattgtgagatataaagtcagaattgtgagatataaagtcagaattgtgagatattaagtcagaattgtgagatataaagtcagaattgtgagatataaagtcagaattgtgagatataaagtctgaattgtgagatataaagtcagaattgtgagatataaagtcagaattgtgagatataaagtcagaattgtgagatataaagtcagaattgtgagatataaagtcagaattgtgagatataaagtcagaattgtgggatattaagtcagaattgtgagatataaagtcagaattgtgggatattaagtcagaattgtgagatataaagtcagaattgtgagatataaagtcagaattgtgagatataaagtcagaattgtgagatataaagtcagaattgtgagatataaagtcagaattgtgagatataaagtctgaattgtgagatataaagtcagaattgtgggatataaagtcagaattgt from Pseudorasbora parva isolate DD20220531a chromosome 11, ASM2467924v1, whole genome shotgun sequence harbors:
- the lrp2bp gene encoding LRP2-binding protein, with product MDSTDKITTSESLSAITDIFKDIREELVQSGISAESVEKAVSLLKEKAERGDPEAAFLLGQFHYEEGRYAEAEVIFDGIKDEDPRALYQLAVIYYDGLGTKEDLGKAMEFMRRVAFWDSSEVGSVRAAALYNLGRAYLEGYGVQTSSAEAERLWLLAADDGKPYASVEAQSSLGMFYSRPETLDLTKAFSWHSEACGNGSLESQGALGVMYLYGLGVQKDPDAALFCLKDAAERGNVYAQGHLTACYYHRKLYSRAAALGERVCGYEDISAIARHTGCLEEFIRKGIAIAMFYFSRCLQLGRGVLQNRDRAKVYLTQAVRMDPEICQELQMDAIHGRI